A single region of the Musa acuminata AAA Group cultivar baxijiao chromosome BXJ1-11, Cavendish_Baxijiao_AAA, whole genome shotgun sequence genome encodes:
- the LOC135596597 gene encoding sugar transport protein MST4-like: MPAMVMSNAEPGGAKKFEGRITIYVVICGIIAATGGLMFGYDIGISGGVTSMDDFLEEFFPAVFERKHKAKEDNYCKFDNQNLQLFTSSLYLAALVASFVASKICTKHGRKLTMQAASIFFLVGVILNAAAVNIAMLIIGRILLGVGVGFANQAVPLFLSEIAPVHVRGALNILFQLDVTIGIFVANIVNYLVSNIHPWGWRLALGLAGVPAMMLCLGSMVIAETPTSLIEREMLMEGLAMLKKIRGTDNVDAEYEEILHACEMARQVKQPFKNLMKRSSRPQLVIAIVMQVFQQFTGINAIMFYAPVLFQTIGFKNDASLLSAVITGIVNVLSTVVSVVLVDKVGRRFLLLEACGQMLITQVAIGGILLVNLKATNELGHGVAVWVVVLVCLFVSSFAWSWGPLGWLIPSETFPLATRTAGYAFAVSSNMLFTFVIAQAFLSMMCHLRAGIFFFFGAWIVVMGLFVIFLLPETKNVPIDEMTEKVWKQHWFWKRFMDEEEDKKHSV; encoded by the exons ATGCCGGCGATGGTGATGTCAAATGCGGAGCCTGGTGGTGCAAAGAAATTTGAGGGAAGGATCACAATATATGTTGTAATCTGTGGAATAATTGCAGCCACGGGAGGCCTCATGTTTGGTTATGACATTGGGATATCAG GGGGAGTGACATCTATGGATGACTTCTTGGAGGAGTTCTTCCCTGCGGTCTTTGAGAGGAAGCACAAAGCCAAGGAAGACAACTATTGCAAGTTTGATAACCAAAACCTTCAGCTTTTCACTTCATCATTGTACCTTGCTGCCTTGGTAGCCAGCTTCGTAGCTTCGAAGATTTGCACGAAACATGGCCGGAAGCTCACTATGCAAGCAGCATCaatattcttcttggttggtgtCATCCTGAACGCAGCTGCTGTGAACATTGCCATGCTGATCATCGGAAGGATTCTCCTCGGAGTTGGTGTTGGATTTGCCAATCAG GCAGTTCCTCTATTCTTGTCGGAGATCGCACCAGTTCACGTCCGTGGAGCCTTAAACATCCTCTTCCAACTTGACGTGACCATCGGGATCTTTGTGGCGAACATTGTAAACTACTTGGTGTCCAATATCCACCCCTGGGGGTGGAGACTTGCGCTTGGCTTGGCTGGAGTGCCGGCGATGATGCTTTGCTTGGGCTCCATGGTGATTGCGGAGACCCCGACGAGCCTCATCGAGCGTGAGATGCTTATGGAAGGCTTGGCCATGTTGAAGAAGATCCGGGGGACCGACAATGTCGATGCAGAGTATGAGGAAATACTACACGCCTGCGAGATGGCACGACAGGTGAAGCAACCTTTCAAGAATCTCATGAAGAGAAGTAGCCGACCACAATTGGTTATTGCCATCGTGATGCAAGTCTTCCAGCAGTTCACTGGGATCAACGCCATCATGTTCTATGCACCAGTCCTCTTTCAGACCATCGGATTTAAGAATGATGCTTCACTTCTTTCTGCGGTCATCACGGGGATCGTCAATGTTCTGTCTACCGTCGTATCAGTGGTCTTAGTGGACAAAGTCGGGAGGAGATTCCTGCTTCTTGAAGCTTGTGGCCAGATGTTGATCACACAG GTGGCTATTGGAGGCATTTTGCTTGTGAATTTGAAAGCAACCAATGAGCTGGGACACGGAGtggcagtttgggtggtggtgctCGTGTGCCTATTCGTTTCGAGCTTTGCTTGGTCTTGGGGTCCACTTGGCTGGTTGATTCCTAGTGAAACTTTCCCCCTGGCGACGAGGACCGCCGGCTATGCCTTTGCCGTCAGCTCCAACATGCTTTTCACCTTTGTAATTGCCCAAGCTTTCCTATCTATGATGTGTCATCTACGTGCcgggatcttcttcttctttggtgcatgGATTGTGGTGATGGGTCTGTTCGTCATCTTCTTATTGCCCGAGACCAAGAACGTGCCGATCGATGAAATGACCGAGAAGGTTTGGAAGCAACATTGGTTCTGGAAGAGATTCATGGATGAGGAAGAAGACAAAAAACACTCCGTCTAA